Proteins from one Malania oleifera isolate guangnan ecotype guangnan chromosome 4, ASM2987363v1, whole genome shotgun sequence genomic window:
- the LOC131152636 gene encoding auxin-induced protein 22B-like: MAPERSDLNMEATELRLGLPGTEQPDKQTLPPSTTTMTAARGNKRALLDMNQDSAGSEKNSSNPDGGKCTGQESAPQAKTQVVGWPPIRSYRKNCFQQAAKKASEAEATAGIYVKVSMDGAPYLRKIDLKVYNGYSRLLNALEDMFKFTVGKYSEREGYNGSEYAPTYEDKDGDWMLVGDVPWEMFISSCKRLRIMKGTEAKGLGCVV, translated from the exons ATGGCTCCCGAGAGATCAGATCTCAACATGGAGGCAACGGAGCTCCGGCTAGGTTTACCGGGTACGGAGCAACCCGACAAACAAACACTGCCTCCCTCTACTACTACTATGACTGCTGCAAGGGGCAACAAAAGAGCCTTGCTCGACATGAATCAAGACTCTGCTGGATCCGAGAAAAATTCAAGTAATCCGGATGGTGGAAAATGCACCGGCCAAGAATCTGCCCCCCAAGCCAA AACACAAGTGGTGGGGTGGCCACCGATCAGATCTTACCGGAAAAACTGTTTCCAGCAGGCGGCGAAGAAGGCGTCGGAGGCCGAAGCGACGGCCGGAATCTATGTGAAAGTGAGCATGGATGGGGCTCCTTACCTTAGAAAGATAGATCTGAAGGTCTACAATGGCTACTCACGGCTCCTCAACGCCTTGGAAGACATGTTCAAATTCACTGTTG GAAAGTATTCAGAGAGGGAAGGGTACAATGGGTCAGAATATGCACCAACTTATGAAGACAAAGATGGAGATTGGATGCTCGTTGGCGATGTTCCTTGGga AATGTTCATTTCTTCGTGCAAGAGGCTGAGAATCATGAAAGGAACAGAAGCTAAGGGTTTGGGCTGCGTGGTGTAA